Proteins from one Aquila chrysaetos chrysaetos chromosome 5, bAquChr1.4, whole genome shotgun sequence genomic window:
- the CD7 gene encoding T-cell antigen CD7 isoform X1, which translates to MGHLGEHPTLLELRTQGSLMDSPHLAWLCFLLLTVAAPRPNIAMPHDDPTEGTQGSSFGKTSVTVYHCKDCESNICKSSNYEDFVKIGETQREKFSNEIIQLVTSETHIVMCFQQGNTFPEGLYAIVWERAMGVGDSCGIPNSGASSENGRGNMVKVCCEVETDPSVPKPPLKCYTKITDEKIGETDNITGEGNLGNPQFSIGEKSSIGIIAPVLILGVCGTAMAVYCVRQNRNSQAKTSEVVEQSPLYVNPQQGQSINITCALKSSHEDEGFYLLKTQMQPERVLYVSSQNGSTIFPAFANRLEFSKEEKKILITLHNLQKNDSDVYVCAGMLKSSTFLSVNRSGTMVLVKEVEQTHCSNNSWGIYGLIIVVALLFFALICCTLYRVDMKKYFQKRKPNAVYEDMSYSSRRNTLIRANAYVTDN; encoded by the exons ATGGGGCATCTAGGAGAGCATCCAACACTGCTGGAGCTGAGGACCCAGGGCAGCCTGATGGACTCTCCCCACTTGGCATGGTTATGTTTCCTGCTTCTGACGGTTGCAGCTCCCCGTCCAA ATATTGCCATGCCTCATGATGACCCCACTGAGGGGACACAAGGCTCTTCCTTCGGCAAAACAAGTGTGACAGTCTACCACTGTAAAGACTGTGAGAGCAACATATGCAAATCATCCAATTACGAAGACTTTGTAAAAATTGGTGAAACACAACGTGAGAAGTTTTCGaatgaaataattcagttgGTGACCAGTGAAACACACATCGTTATGTGCTTTCAGCAAGGAAATACTTTTCCTGAAGGACTTTACGCCATCGTCTGGGAGAGAGCCATGGGAGTAGGAGATTCATGTGGCATCCCGAATTCTGGAG CTTCCTCAGAAAATGGGAGGGGTAACATGGTTAAAGTTTGCTGTGAAGTAGAGACAGACCCTTCAGTGCCCAAACCTCCCCTGAAGTGCTACACTAAAATAACAGATGAGAAAATCGGAGAAACAGACAACATCACTGGTGAAGGAAATCTAG GTAATCCTCAATTTTCAATTGGCGAAAAGAGCAGCATTGGCATCATTGCCCCAGTACTGATTCTTGGGGTTTGTGGAACAGCAATGGCAGTGTATTGTGTTCGACAGAACCGAAACAGCCAAG CTAAAACCAGTGAAGTTGTTGAGCAATCACCGCTGTATGTCAATCCTCAGCAAGGCCAGTCTATCAACATTACCTGTGCACTGAAAAGCTCACATGAAGATGAAGGGTTCTACTTGCTCAAGACTCAAATGCAACCTGAAAGAGTGCTATATGTTTCAAGTCAAAATGGTTCAACTATTTTTCCTGCGTTTGCTAATCGCTTGGagttttcaaaggaagaaaagaaaatattgataaCTCTACACAACCTacagaaaaatgacagtgaTGTATATGTGTGTGCTGGGATGTTGAAAAGTTCTACTTTCCTCTCAGTGAACAGAAGCGGCACCATGGTGCTGGTTAAAG AAGTGGAGCAGACACACTGCAGTAATAACTCCTGGGGCATCTATGGCCTTATCATCGTGGTAGCGCTACTGTTTTTTGCACTGATATGCTGCACCTTGTACCGTGTTGAT atgaagaagtatttccagaaaagaaagccaaatGCAGTGTATGAAGATATGTCTTACAGTTCTAGACGCAACACCCTGATCAGAGCCAACGCTTACGTCACTGACAATTAA
- the CD7 gene encoding T-cell antigen CD7 isoform X2: protein MGHLGEHPTLLELRTQGSLMDSPHLAWLCFLLLTVAAPRPNIAMPHDDPTEGTQGSSFGKTSVTVYHCKDCESNICKSSNYEDFVKIGETQREKFSNEIIQLVTSETHIVMCFQQGNTFPEGLYAIVWERAMGVGDSCGIPNSGASSENGRGNMVKVCCEVETDPSVPKPPLKCYTKITDEKIGETDNITGNPQFSIGEKSSIGIIAPVLILGVCGTAMAVYCVRQNRNSQAKTSEVVEQSPLYVNPQQGQSINITCALKSSHEDEGFYLLKTQMQPERVLYVSSQNGSTIFPAFANRLEFSKEEKKILITLHNLQKNDSDVYVCAGMLKSSTFLSVNRSGTMVLVKEVEQTHCSNNSWGIYGLIIVVALLFFALICCTLYRVDMKKYFQKRKPNAVYEDMSYSSRRNTLIRANAYVTDN from the exons ATGGGGCATCTAGGAGAGCATCCAACACTGCTGGAGCTGAGGACCCAGGGCAGCCTGATGGACTCTCCCCACTTGGCATGGTTATGTTTCCTGCTTCTGACGGTTGCAGCTCCCCGTCCAA ATATTGCCATGCCTCATGATGACCCCACTGAGGGGACACAAGGCTCTTCCTTCGGCAAAACAAGTGTGACAGTCTACCACTGTAAAGACTGTGAGAGCAACATATGCAAATCATCCAATTACGAAGACTTTGTAAAAATTGGTGAAACACAACGTGAGAAGTTTTCGaatgaaataattcagttgGTGACCAGTGAAACACACATCGTTATGTGCTTTCAGCAAGGAAATACTTTTCCTGAAGGACTTTACGCCATCGTCTGGGAGAGAGCCATGGGAGTAGGAGATTCATGTGGCATCCCGAATTCTGGAG CTTCCTCAGAAAATGGGAGGGGTAACATGGTTAAAGTTTGCTGTGAAGTAGAGACAGACCCTTCAGTGCCCAAACCTCCCCTGAAGTGCTACACTAAAATAACAGATGAGAAAATCGGAGAAACAGACAACATCACTG GTAATCCTCAATTTTCAATTGGCGAAAAGAGCAGCATTGGCATCATTGCCCCAGTACTGATTCTTGGGGTTTGTGGAACAGCAATGGCAGTGTATTGTGTTCGACAGAACCGAAACAGCCAAG CTAAAACCAGTGAAGTTGTTGAGCAATCACCGCTGTATGTCAATCCTCAGCAAGGCCAGTCTATCAACATTACCTGTGCACTGAAAAGCTCACATGAAGATGAAGGGTTCTACTTGCTCAAGACTCAAATGCAACCTGAAAGAGTGCTATATGTTTCAAGTCAAAATGGTTCAACTATTTTTCCTGCGTTTGCTAATCGCTTGGagttttcaaaggaagaaaagaaaatattgataaCTCTACACAACCTacagaaaaatgacagtgaTGTATATGTGTGTGCTGGGATGTTGAAAAGTTCTACTTTCCTCTCAGTGAACAGAAGCGGCACCATGGTGCTGGTTAAAG AAGTGGAGCAGACACACTGCAGTAATAACTCCTGGGGCATCTATGGCCTTATCATCGTGGTAGCGCTACTGTTTTTTGCACTGATATGCTGCACCTTGTACCGTGTTGAT atgaagaagtatttccagaaaagaaagccaaatGCAGTGTATGAAGATATGTCTTACAGTTCTAGACGCAACACCCTGATCAGAGCCAACGCTTACGTCACTGACAATTAA